CAAAAATATAGCACCCCAAAATAACAACTCTTACTGGGGACTCCTTAACACTCAAAGGCTCCTCAGTCACTCTCAGCTTGCCCCTCCCGCCCCTTCCCCACTTCTTTCAATAGGGTTTGTCCCCAGGACACCTATTCCCTACATGCTTCACAGAGGGCGACCTCCCTCCGACCTAACCCTAGCACAGGTGCAGCTTCTGGTGCTGTGCAAGGTGCGTTTTGTAGCGGAAGCCTTTGCCACAGCCTGCGCACTTATGCGGCTTGTTGCCGGTATGGATGCGGCGATGGCGGATCAGGTGCGAACTCTGGATGAAGCTCTTGCCGCACTCAATGCACGTGTAGGGTTTCTCGCCGGTGTGCGTGCGCTGGTGCTGCGTGAGCGTGGAAAAATCGCTAAAGCGCTTCTCGCACTGGCCGCAGCGGAAGGGCTTCTCGCCTGTGTGCACGCGCAGGTGGTTCACCAGGTGCGAGTTGCGCCCAAAGCCCTTGCCACACTCGCGGCACACATAAGGCCGCTCACCCGAGTGCGTGCGCTTGTGCGTGAAGAGGTGTGAGCTGACGCTGAAGGTCTCACCACACTCTGAACAcatgtagggcttctctcctgtgtgcaCGCGCTGGTGCTTCACCAGGTCCGAGCGCCAGCTGAAGCGCTTGCCGCACTCGCTGCAACCATGAGGCTTCTCGCCCGTGTGGATGCGCTGATGGTTGGCCAGATGTGAACGGCGCACGAAGCCCTTGCCACACTCCCCACAGGCAAAGGGCCGCAGCGCTGCAGCACCTGCACCGCTGGCGGCCGCGTGCGCACGCCTGTGGCTCAGCAGGTGCGAGCTGAGGCTGAAAGCCTCACCGCACTCTGGGCACGGATAGGGCTTCTCACCGGTGTGCAGGCGCCGGTGTTTGAGCAGGTCCGCGCGCCAGCTGAAGCTCTTCCCGCAATCGGCACACAGGTTGGGCCGCTCGCCAGTGTGCAGGCGCAGGTGGTTTGTCAGGTAGGTGTTGCGGCTGAAGCCCTTGCCACACTCCCCGCAACGGAAGGGCTTTTCGCGCGGGGGCCGGGCCAGTGTGGGCCCAGCTCCAAAGCCCCCTGCCACGCCCATCCCCATCATCCCCACCACAGCTCCGCACTCGCCCGCCAGGCCGAAAGGCTCCAGGCTGGCTACCGCGGCGGCCTCTGCCAGGCGGTGAATACGCTGGTGCTGTAGGAAAGCGGCACCTGGGCTGAAGCTCTCCCCGCAGTCGGGGCAGATGGTGGGCGCATCCATGATGCTAGCCACCAGGCTGTCTAGCTCCCCGAGATCCATGGCCATGGGGTGGTGGAGGCGGTGGAAGCGGCGGTGAGCAGGTTTGTCACCTCGGTGGCGACTTCCCAGGGACAGGTGGCGCCTCCAGGGAAGTATGGGAGGTGGCGGctgctcttcttcctcttccaacCTATTCTCTCCAgtactttcctcctcctcctcttcctggggACTCCGGGATATGCTGTCTGATTCAGACAGACCTGGGAACATCCCCATGTCAACCACACCAGGCTGATCATCTTCCTCATGGAGAGCAACAGCTTCCTCCTCACTCAGCAATCCCTCTGCAACATTGAAAAGAAAGCAGAGGGGCTTACTGACCTAGCGCTCAACAAGATAAGACTAGAGGAAAGGAGCTTGGACATAAGGGTGTGTGGGCCAAGGTGTAATGCACCTCCCCCAAACGCTCCCAGTCTCCACCCAGCCCCTTACATTCCAGCCCCGCTCCCACTAGGTTCCTCCCAGAAAAGGCCTAAGGAGTGTACACTCTCTGCAGACTTTGCTACTTTGTTTTCCAGTTCTTCCGCAGGCCCCACCCAGCGGAGCTTTCTGAATGCAGGAAATGGCAGAGTCTGTGCCAGGTGGGACTCCTTGGGATCTCGATCTCCAGAGAAAAGGTTTTTCACTGCTTGAGAGCTACCAGTGCCTTGTAAGGCTATTTCCTCAAAAGAAAAGATCGGCGTAgctaaccacacacacacacacacacacacaaaaaaaaaaaacaaaaaaaacaaaaaaaaaaaaaaacaaaaaacccacttgTCCTAACCAAGCCCTAGACCGACTTTCAAACGCAGTCTGAAAAAGAGGT
This genomic interval from Urocitellus parryii isolate mUroPar1 chromosome 11, mUroPar1.hap1, whole genome shotgun sequence contains the following:
- the Znf697 gene encoding zinc finger protein 697, yielding MEQEDNQGMCEHQDSEDGAMGSDFENTEDREGDPEERGMGLNSQDAEERGHLELEMGSSPQEEALSEDFRGREVVSNICTEGLLSEEEAVALHEEDDQPGVVDMGMFPGLSESDSISRSPQEEEEEESTGENRLEEEEEQPPPPILPWRRHLSLGSRHRGDKPAHRRFHRLHHPMAMDLGELDSLVASIMDAPTICPDCGESFSPGAAFLQHQRIHRLAEAAAVASLEPFGLAGECGAVVGMMGMGVAGGFGAGPTLARPPREKPFRCGECGKGFSRNTYLTNHLRLHTGERPNLCADCGKSFSWRADLLKHRRLHTGEKPYPCPECGEAFSLSSHLLSHRRAHAAASGAGAAALRPFACGECGKGFVRRSHLANHQRIHTGEKPHGCSECGKRFSWRSDLVKHQRVHTGEKPYMCSECGETFSVSSHLFTHKRTHSGERPYVCRECGKGFGRNSHLVNHLRVHTGEKPFRCGQCEKRFSDFSTLTQHQRTHTGEKPYTCIECGKSFIQSSHLIRHRRIHTGNKPHKCAGCGKGFRYKTHLAQHQKLHLC